A genomic segment from Bradyrhizobium sp. ISRA430 encodes:
- a CDS encoding CoA transferase, with the protein MEKGIFAGLKVLDCASFIAAPAAATVLSDFGADVIKIEPPGAGDPYRNLPNLPGYPTGEHNFAWLLEARNKKSIALDLSKPEAQAVLYKLVEEADVFITNMPPPVRTKLGITYDHLAHLNDRLIYASFTGYGEKGEEANKPGFDSNAYWARSGLMDLVRADPHTTPARSIAGMGDHPCAMAFYGAIVTALYQREKTGKGSHVASNLMANGVWAASVLAQAKLCGAKFGERRPRERALNAVTNHYQCKDGRWIILSLLNEDRQWPTLARCMGREDLIDDPRFATRPDRHARSVELIKIFDEVFATRDLAEWRKILDGNGLVFGVVGILDDIPNDKQMLDNEVLVPFENDTMLTINSPIWIDGAKKVQPRKPPAVGEHSDEILRGAGYDEAQIKQLRSSGAVG; encoded by the coding sequence ATGGAAAAGGGCATTTTTGCGGGCCTGAAGGTTCTGGACTGCGCGAGCTTCATCGCGGCGCCCGCTGCCGCGACCGTGCTGTCGGATTTCGGCGCCGACGTCATCAAGATCGAGCCGCCCGGCGCCGGCGATCCCTACCGCAATCTGCCGAACCTGCCGGGCTATCCCACCGGCGAGCACAATTTCGCCTGGCTGCTGGAGGCCCGCAACAAGAAGAGCATCGCGCTCGACCTCTCCAAACCGGAGGCGCAGGCCGTGCTCTACAAGCTCGTGGAAGAGGCCGACGTCTTCATCACCAACATGCCGCCGCCGGTGCGCACCAAGCTCGGCATCACCTACGATCACCTCGCTCATCTCAACGACCGGCTGATCTACGCCTCCTTCACCGGCTACGGCGAAAAGGGCGAGGAGGCCAACAAGCCGGGCTTCGACAGCAACGCCTATTGGGCGCGCTCCGGCCTGATGGATCTCGTGCGCGCCGACCCCCACACGACGCCGGCCCGCTCGATCGCCGGCATGGGCGATCATCCCTGCGCCATGGCGTTCTACGGCGCCATCGTCACCGCGCTGTATCAGCGCGAGAAGACCGGCAAGGGCTCGCACGTCGCCTCCAACCTGATGGCGAACGGTGTGTGGGCGGCGAGCGTGCTGGCGCAGGCAAAGCTCTGCGGCGCCAAGTTCGGCGAGCGACGGCCGCGCGAACGCGCGCTCAACGCGGTGACCAACCACTATCAGTGCAAGGACGGCCGCTGGATCATCCTGTCGCTTCTGAACGAAGACCGGCAATGGCCGACGCTGGCGCGCTGCATGGGACGCGAGGATCTCATCGACGACCCGCGCTTCGCCACCAGGCCTGATCGCCACGCCCGCTCGGTCGAGCTGATCAAGATTTTCGACGAGGTGTTCGCGACCAGGGATCTTGCGGAATGGCGCAAGATCCTCGATGGCAACGGGCTGGTGTTCGGCGTCGTCGGCATCCTCGACGACATCCCGAACGACAAGCAGATGCTCGACAACGAGGTGCTGGTGCCGTTCGAGAACGACACCATGCTCACCATCAACAGCCCGATCTGGATCGATGGCGCCAAGAAGGTGCAGCCCCGCAAGCCCCCCGCCGTCGGCGAGCACAGTGACGAGATTTTGCGCGGAGCGGGATATGACGAGGCGCAGATCAAGCAGCTAAGATCGTCGGGAGCGGTGGGGTAA
- a CDS encoding glutathione S-transferase family protein: MPSYRLHYFPESGNSYKLALMLTLCGETFEPVWTDFGGGVTRTPEWRKTVNEMGEIPVLEVDGVKMTQTAPILLELAEQHGRFGGETAEEKFELLRWLFWDNHKLTGYMATYRFMRTFIPDGNPQVLKHFQRRLDDFLGILEGHLQHNAFAIGAKPTVADFSMMAYLHYPSDEHGYDFAKSHPAIHAWLRRLAALPGWKSAYDLLPGKRLTHYAK; this comes from the coding sequence ATGCCCAGCTACCGCCTGCACTACTTCCCCGAGTCCGGCAATAGCTACAAGCTGGCGCTGATGCTGACGCTGTGCGGGGAGACGTTCGAGCCGGTCTGGACCGATTTCGGCGGCGGCGTCACGCGCACGCCGGAATGGCGCAAAACCGTGAACGAGATGGGCGAAATTCCCGTGCTCGAGGTCGACGGTGTGAAGATGACGCAGACTGCGCCTATCCTGCTCGAGCTCGCCGAGCAGCATGGCCGCTTCGGCGGCGAGACCGCGGAGGAGAAGTTCGAGCTGCTCCGCTGGCTGTTCTGGGACAACCACAAGCTCACCGGCTACATGGCGACCTACCGCTTCATGCGGACGTTCATCCCGGACGGCAACCCGCAAGTGCTGAAGCATTTTCAGCGTCGGCTCGACGATTTCCTCGGCATCCTGGAAGGACATCTTCAGCACAACGCCTTCGCGATTGGCGCCAAGCCGACGGTCGCGGATTTTTCGATGATGGCTTATCTGCACTATCCGAGCGACGAGCACGGCTACGATTTCGCCAAGAGCCATCCGGCCATCCACGCCTGGCTCCGCCGCCTCGCTGCACTGCCCGGCTGGAAATCGGCTTACGATTTGCTGCCGGGAAAGCGACTGACGCACTACGCGAAGTGA
- a CDS encoding Crp/Fnr family transcriptional regulator → MTIEKCINEFGVGDVIFEEGSTGRELFVVLDGQVEIAKVAGASKTTIVTLGKGEFFGEMAVIDGSARSATAIAAAPHTRVMKINHARFVYLVSQQPAFALMVMDALSKRLRASNAVTYRTAQS, encoded by the coding sequence ATGACGATCGAGAAGTGCATCAACGAGTTTGGTGTCGGTGACGTCATCTTCGAGGAGGGCTCGACGGGCCGCGAGCTGTTCGTCGTCCTCGACGGCCAGGTCGAGATTGCCAAGGTCGCCGGCGCAAGCAAGACCACTATCGTCACTCTCGGCAAGGGCGAGTTCTTCGGCGAGATGGCCGTGATCGACGGCTCGGCGCGCTCGGCGACCGCCATCGCGGCGGCACCGCACACGCGGGTGATGAAGATCAACCATGCCCGCTTCGTCTATCTCGTCAGCCAGCAGCCGGCCTTCGCGCTGATGGTGATGGACGCGCTCTCCAAGCGCCTGCGCGCTTCCAACGCCGTCACCTATCGGACAGCACAATCATGA
- a CDS encoding MBL fold metallo-hydrolase, producing MSDRKPMAFPILMKNDTCSLIQAAEDVYQIRFANRAANAYLVRGSARTILIDVGLSTNYPAMVECLDFVGCPPEKIDMVVLSHEHLDHIGAAWHFNKRRTFIAAHRLAANKIMLRDDFSMLRKMFNEPNVPINIDIWLEEGNLIDLGNFRLNVMHTPGHTSACITLFDQDKGLLFAADTLMPGGVMGGVFGSGSIADYIQSLERLKGLDSKILLSGHGRLSDTPQEDVRIAIARSHGLLEDTAQLFDALDARSNFEPIMQSVRDLNKLDD from the coding sequence ATGAGCGACCGCAAGCCGATGGCCTTTCCGATCCTGATGAAGAACGACACCTGCTCGCTGATCCAGGCAGCGGAGGACGTGTACCAGATCCGCTTCGCCAACCGGGCCGCCAACGCCTATCTGGTGCGCGGCTCGGCGCGCACCATCCTGATCGACGTCGGGCTCTCCACCAACTATCCGGCGATGGTGGAGTGCCTCGACTTCGTCGGCTGTCCGCCGGAGAAGATCGACATGGTGGTGCTGAGCCACGAGCATCTCGACCATATCGGCGCCGCCTGGCACTTCAACAAGCGCCGCACCTTCATCGCCGCCCACCGCCTCGCCGCCAACAAGATCATGCTGCGCGACGATTTCTCGATGCTGCGCAAGATGTTCAATGAGCCGAACGTACCGATCAACATCGACATCTGGCTCGAGGAAGGCAATCTGATCGACCTCGGCAATTTCCGCCTCAACGTGATGCACACGCCGGGCCACACCTCGGCCTGCATCACGCTGTTCGATCAGGACAAGGGCCTCTTGTTCGCCGCCGACACCTTGATGCCCGGCGGCGTCATGGGCGGCGTGTTCGGCTCCGGCAGCATCGCCGACTACATCCAGTCGCTGGAACGCCTCAAGGGGCTGGATTCGAAGATCCTGCTCTCGGGCCACGGCAGGCTGTCGGATACGCCGCAGGAGGACGTGCGGATTGCGATCGCAAGGTCGCATGGCTTGCTGGAGGACACCGCGCAATTGTTCGACGCGCTCGATGCACGCTCGAATTTCGAGCCGATCATGCAGTCGGTCAGGGATTTGAACAAGCTTGATGATTGA
- a CDS encoding TPM domain-containing protein codes for MSIRRISRHLLQHHWRAKQVFTPDVLARIEQAIKRCEASHAGQVRFVVEGALDGAALFRNQPARERALDVFSHLRIWDTAHNNGVLIYLLLADRDVEIVADRGIDAKVGAEGWEKICRAMETEFRSGQFERGAIGGIEAVSRELTKHFPPQGPHPNELPDKPVVI; via the coding sequence ATGAGCATCAGGCGCATCTCCAGGCATCTCCTTCAGCACCATTGGCGTGCGAAGCAGGTATTTACGCCGGACGTGCTCGCGCGCATCGAGCAAGCGATCAAACGCTGCGAGGCCAGTCACGCCGGTCAAGTCCGTTTCGTCGTCGAAGGCGCACTCGACGGCGCGGCGCTATTCCGCAACCAGCCGGCACGCGAGCGTGCGCTCGACGTCTTCTCGCATTTGCGGATCTGGGACACCGCGCACAACAACGGCGTCCTGATCTATCTCCTGCTCGCCGACCGTGACGTCGAGATCGTCGCCGACCGCGGCATCGATGCGAAGGTCGGGGCTGAAGGCTGGGAAAAGATCTGCCGTGCGATGGAGACCGAGTTCAGATCCGGCCAGTTCGAGCGCGGCGCGATCGGCGGCATCGAGGCGGTGTCGCGGGAGCTGACGAAGCATTTCCCGCCGCAGGGTCCGCATCCGAACGAGCTGCCGGACAAGCCGGTGGTGATCTGA